A single Nicotiana tabacum cultivar K326 chromosome 5, ASM71507v2, whole genome shotgun sequence DNA region contains:
- the LOC107827914 gene encoding uncharacterized protein LOC107827914 isoform X1: protein MRDTGNISQYRCRLDQTLSSQALVNNDMLKTLVKNQILRSSECDAQECSENLVDRRTKEVANFLSMLRSASVTDGEKSESSEASNGGWKIKQDTEEIRVMYREGPEGTPYHTLLAEGYVDGPLDVCLCISWETELYKKWWPQTTIPTFKVAVSECLQKVRDGEQICLVRMKLSRPLSAREAVVHLFAFEYLQDGLVVVVANSISNLDSVDTSTHGYSKDGIPHAQDVVRVDLVGGFALQKVTNNRSYFRTIGNLDIKLDFIPPVLINFVSRQLIGGGFKLYKKEVASVAKGDKDFSKTLTDPMYARIREAIYSDNLPNSDDASEPLDLKKDAVPLDENRPEAKVHRDNCILKARDKHIHGEIEEIEDETCGKIEHQNEDERKVHDFPVNQLVQKATKNKNVGISAKVKQALGTLEEAISVIREYRHNLDIMTVLNANVKSVEAEAESLKDSKSSDSDNDCRNIRECGEVTKQEFREETSYEHRNSSCSRRTSSSLCTRDAHHNKIAPESSDIYAAIPDEPQHIALRSSDQWTAGKIMDRISKDDNTMVSHATGIPEKEISGRKRKLPRYCCLYFLFWAGCGLKASSFV, encoded by the exons ATGAGGGACACCGGTAACATCTCTCAGTACCGATGTAGATTGGACCAGACACTATCGTCTCAGGCTCTTGTCAATAATGATATGCTTAAGACCCTTGTCAAGAATCAAATTCTACGCTCATCAGAGTGTGATGCTCAAG AATGTAGTGAAAATCTAGTGGACAGAAGAACCAAGGAAGTGGCTAACTTCCTGAGCATGTTAAGGAGTGCATCAGTAACTGACGGTGAGAAGTCCGAATCCTCTGAAGCATCGAATGGTGGTTGGAAA ATAAAACAGGATACTGAGGAGATCCGTGTTATGTATCGAGAGGGACCAGAAGGCACTCCCTATCACACCCTCCTAGCTGAAGGCTATGTGGATGGTCCACTAGATGTTT GTTTATGCATATCATGGGAGACAGAACTCTATAAGAAGTG GTGGCCACAAACTACAATTCCAACTTTTAAGGTAGCAGTTTCCGAGTGCTTGCAGAAGGTCAGAGATggtgaacaaatatgtttagtaAG GATGAAGCTTTCAAGGCCATTGTCAGCAAGGGAGGCTGTGGTACATCTCTTTGCATTTGAATACTTGCAAGATGGTCTGGTAGTAGTCGTTGCCAATTCG ATCTCTAACTTAGATAGTGTTGATACAAGTACTCATGGTTATTCCAAAGATGGGATACCCCATGCGCAAGATGTAGTACGAGTTGATCTGGTGGGAGGTTTTGCTCTACAGAAAGTTACTAATAATCGGAGCTACTTCAG GACAATAGGAAACTTGGATATTAAACTGGACTTTATTCCTCCAGTGTTAATCAATTTCGTCTCAAGGCAGCTCATAGGCGGCGGTTTCAAGCTTTATAAAAAG GAAGTAGCTTCAGTTGCTAAAGGTGATAAAGACTTCAGCAAGACACTGACGGATCCAATGTATGCTCGAATACGTGAAGCTATTTACTCAGATAACCTACCTAATAGTGATGACGCTTCAGAACCGCTAGACCTGAAGAAAGATGCAGTTCCTCTTGATGAAAATCGCCCCGAGGCAAAGGTTCATAGAGACAATTGTATCTTGAAGGCTAGAGATAAACATATTCATGGTGAAATCGAGGAGATTGAAGATGAAACGTGTGGAAAGATCGAACATCAAAATGAGGATGAAAGGAAAGTACATGATTTTCCAGTCAATCAACTTGTACAGAAGGCAACCAAGAACAAGAATGTTGGTATTAGCGCTAAGGTCAAACAGGCTCTAGGAACTTTGGAGGAGGCTATTTCTGTCATAAGGGAATATAGGCATAACCTTGACATTATGACTGTTCTCAATGCTAATGTGAAGTCAGTAGAAGCTGAGGCAGAAAGTCTAAAAGATTCAAAATCATCTGATTCCGATAATGATTGTAGAAACATTCGAGAGTGTGGTGAAGTAACAAAACAGGAATTTAGAGAAGAAACCTCTTATGAACACAGAAATAGCTCTTGTTCCAG GCGCACGAGTTCTAGTTTGTGCACCAGGGATGCACACCATAACAAGATTGCTCCAGAATCATCCGATATTTATGCTGCAATTCCTGATGAGCCACAACACATTGCTTTACGCTCGTCAGATCAATGGACAGCAGGGAAAATAATGGATAGGATATCAAAGGATGACAATACGATGGTTTCCCATGCAACTGGCATTCCTGAGAAGGAGATCagtggaagaaaaagaaaactaccgagatattgctgcttgtattttcttttctgggCAGGTTGTGGCTTAAAAGCGAGCAGCTTTGTTTAA
- the LOC107827914 gene encoding uncharacterized protein LOC107827914 isoform X2, with product MYREGPEGTPYHTLLAEGYVDGPLDVCLCISWETELYKKWWPQTTIPTFKVAVSECLQKVRDGEQICLVRMKLSRPLSAREAVVHLFAFEYLQDGLVVVVANSISNLDSVDTSTHGYSKDGIPHAQDVVRVDLVGGFALQKVTNNRSYFRTIGNLDIKLDFIPPVLINFVSRQLIGGGFKLYKKEVASVAKGDKDFSKTLTDPMYARIREAIYSDNLPNSDDASEPLDLKKDAVPLDENRPEAKVHRDNCILKARDKHIHGEIEEIEDETCGKIEHQNEDERKVHDFPVNQLVQKATKNKNVGISAKVKQALGTLEEAISVIREYRHNLDIMTVLNANVKSVEAEAESLKDSKSSDSDNDCRNIRECGEVTKQEFREETSYEHRNSSCSRRTSSSLCTRDAHHNKIAPESSDIYAAIPDEPQHIALRSSDQWTAGKIMDRISKDDNTMVSHATGIPEKEISGRKRKLPRYCCLYFLFWAGCGLKASSFV from the exons ATGTATCGAGAGGGACCAGAAGGCACTCCCTATCACACCCTCCTAGCTGAAGGCTATGTGGATGGTCCACTAGATGTTT GTTTATGCATATCATGGGAGACAGAACTCTATAAGAAGTG GTGGCCACAAACTACAATTCCAACTTTTAAGGTAGCAGTTTCCGAGTGCTTGCAGAAGGTCAGAGATggtgaacaaatatgtttagtaAG GATGAAGCTTTCAAGGCCATTGTCAGCAAGGGAGGCTGTGGTACATCTCTTTGCATTTGAATACTTGCAAGATGGTCTGGTAGTAGTCGTTGCCAATTCG ATCTCTAACTTAGATAGTGTTGATACAAGTACTCATGGTTATTCCAAAGATGGGATACCCCATGCGCAAGATGTAGTACGAGTTGATCTGGTGGGAGGTTTTGCTCTACAGAAAGTTACTAATAATCGGAGCTACTTCAG GACAATAGGAAACTTGGATATTAAACTGGACTTTATTCCTCCAGTGTTAATCAATTTCGTCTCAAGGCAGCTCATAGGCGGCGGTTTCAAGCTTTATAAAAAG GAAGTAGCTTCAGTTGCTAAAGGTGATAAAGACTTCAGCAAGACACTGACGGATCCAATGTATGCTCGAATACGTGAAGCTATTTACTCAGATAACCTACCTAATAGTGATGACGCTTCAGAACCGCTAGACCTGAAGAAAGATGCAGTTCCTCTTGATGAAAATCGCCCCGAGGCAAAGGTTCATAGAGACAATTGTATCTTGAAGGCTAGAGATAAACATATTCATGGTGAAATCGAGGAGATTGAAGATGAAACGTGTGGAAAGATCGAACATCAAAATGAGGATGAAAGGAAAGTACATGATTTTCCAGTCAATCAACTTGTACAGAAGGCAACCAAGAACAAGAATGTTGGTATTAGCGCTAAGGTCAAACAGGCTCTAGGAACTTTGGAGGAGGCTATTTCTGTCATAAGGGAATATAGGCATAACCTTGACATTATGACTGTTCTCAATGCTAATGTGAAGTCAGTAGAAGCTGAGGCAGAAAGTCTAAAAGATTCAAAATCATCTGATTCCGATAATGATTGTAGAAACATTCGAGAGTGTGGTGAAGTAACAAAACAGGAATTTAGAGAAGAAACCTCTTATGAACACAGAAATAGCTCTTGTTCCAG GCGCACGAGTTCTAGTTTGTGCACCAGGGATGCACACCATAACAAGATTGCTCCAGAATCATCCGATATTTATGCTGCAATTCCTGATGAGCCACAACACATTGCTTTACGCTCGTCAGATCAATGGACAGCAGGGAAAATAATGGATAGGATATCAAAGGATGACAATACGATGGTTTCCCATGCAACTGGCATTCCTGAGAAGGAGATCagtggaagaaaaagaaaactaccgagatattgctgcttgtattttcttttctgggCAGGTTGTGGCTTAAAAGCGAGCAGCTTTGTTTAA
- the LOC107827901 gene encoding protein MICRORCHIDIA 7-like: MKVGNSSGIVAPISIRSKVDNHSLPVSTNELVAFPVNIPSFKQFWKAGDYDGTNGGFFAAGHDHTVGMDHVRVHPKFLHSNATSHKWALGAFAELLDNAMDEVCNGATYVSVDVLDNMKQKGKMLVVEDNGGGMTPDRMRQCMSLGYSVKSRLANTIGQYGNGFKTSSMRLGADVIVFSRGRDRTSNTITQIVGMLSYTFLRSTGKEDIVVPMIDFVKREETWEMLIRSSADDWRRNSDTIVQWSPYESEQDLFQQFEFLEDQGTRIVIYNLWEDEEGCTELDFDADPHDIQIRGVSRDEKKIQMATEYPNSSHFLTYQHSLRSYASILYLRLAPGFRIILRGKDVEHHNLVNDMMLSEEITYRPQCIGYETLKDPNVAAVVTIGFVKDAKHHIDVQGFNVYHKNRLIKPFWRVWNAAGSDGRGVIGVLEANFVEPAHDKQGFERTIVLARLEARLQAMQKKYWSSNCHFIGYAKRRNVKNITVSPPEEESNASAKRKSCSQFSSSGHTTCHNKSTLKSTGEECENVAPVHPPIRANNQAVSVEETQQVCVPNASAKSKSCSQFSSNGHTTCLDKYTLQSTGGERENVGPVHSSVQARNQTMSGDQTQQVCGSNRQTVQTQQVCESNRQTVQTTGKSVVKMEEFVSNLREENHSTKISLQQILRDLQYERVRSKTLVRMLLEERRRRDKEEESLRSRLKDASVTIEQLLNKVRLLESRTIYSCKKEW, encoded by the coding sequence ATGAAAGTTGGCAATAGTAGTGGTATTGTTGCACCTATATCGATTCGTTCAAAGGTTGATAATCATTCTTTACCTGTTTCAACTAATGAATTGGTTGCTTTTCCTGTTAATATTCCAAGTTTTAAACAATTTTGGAAAGCTGGAGATTATGATGGAACGAATGGAGGTTTTTTCGCGGCTGGTCATGATCATACAGTTGGCATGGATCATGTGAGAGTTCACCCGAAATTCTTGCATTCAAAtgccacaagtcataaatgggcTTTAGGAGCTTTTGCTGAGCTTTTAGATAATGCTATGGACGAGGTTTGCAACGGCGCTACCTACGTTAGCGTAGACGTGCTGGACAACATGAAACAGAAGGGAAAAATGTTGGTGGTTGAAGATAATGGTGGTGGAATGACTCCAGATAGAATGCGCCAATGCATGTCTCTTGGATATTCAGTGAAAAGCAGATTAGCAAATACTATTGGACAATATGGAAATGGTTTTAAGACTAGTAGTATGAGATTAGGCGCGGATGTGATTGTATTTTCAAGAGGAAGAGATAGAACAAGCAACACAATAACACAAATTGTTGGAATGTTGTCGTATACGTTTTTAAGGAGCACAGGGAAAGAAGATATTGTTGTTCCTATGATTGATTTTGTGAAGAGGGAGGAAACTTGGGAAATGTTGATTCGATCTTCAGCTGATGATTGGAGAAGAAATTCAGACACCATAGTACAATGGTCTCCTTATGAAAGCGAACAGGATCTCTTCCAACAGTTTGAATTTTTGGAAGATCAAGGTACACGAATTGTTATATACAATCTTtgggaggatgaagaaggatgtaCAGAACTTGACTTTGACGCTGATCCACATGACATTCAAATACGGGGTGTTAGTCGAGATGAAAAGAAGATTCAGATGGCAACAGAATATCCTAACTCCAGCCATTTTCTAACTTATCAGCATTCTTTAAGGAGTTATGCTTCAATTTTGTACCTGAGGCTTGCTCCTGGATTTCGAATAATTTTAAGGGGGAAAGATGTTGAACATCATAATTTGGTAAATGACATGATGTTATCTGAGGAGATAACGTACAGACCACAGTGCATTGGTTATGAAACATTAAAGGATCCAAATGTTGCAGCTGTAGTAACAATTGGTTTTGTGAAAGATGCAAAACATCATATTGATGTTCAAGGTTTCAATGTTTATCACAAGAATAGGCTAATTAAGCCTTTCTGGAGAGTGTGGAATGCTGCAGGGAGTGATGGTCGTGGCGTGATAGGCGTCTTGGAAGCTAATTTTGTGGAGCCGGCTCATGATAAACAGGGCTTTGAGCGCACCATTGTACTTGCTAGACTCGAGGCACGTCTACAAGCAATGCAGAAGAAGTATTGGTCCTCAAATTGCCATTTCATTGGTTATGCTAAGCGTCGCAATGTAAAGAACATTACTGTCTCTCCTCCTGAGGAAGAATCAAACGCTTCTGCTAAAAGAAAATCATGTTCCCAGTTTAGCTCCAGTGGCCACACAACATGTCATAATAAATCTACATTGAAATCTACTGGAGAAGAATGTGAGAATGTGGCACCAGTTCATCCTCCAATACGAGCAAACAATCAAGCTGTTTCTGTAGAAGAAACTCAGCAAGTGTGTGTACCAAATGCTTCTGCTAAAAGCAAATCTTGTTCACAGTTTAGCTCCAATGGCCACACAACTTGTCTTGATAAATATACATTGCAATCTACTGGAGGAGAACGCGAGAATGTAGGACCAGTTCATTCTTCAGTACAAGCAAGAAACCAGACAATGTCTGGAGATCAAACTCAGCAAGTGTGTGGATCAAATAGGCAAACAGTTCAAACTCAGCAAGTGTGTGAATCAAATAGGCAAACAGTTCAAACTACAGGAAAATCAGTAGTGAAGATGGAAGAATTTGTGTCCAACTTGAGAGAAGAGAATCATAGTACTAAGATCAGTTTACAGCAGATTTTGCGCGATTTGCAGTATGAAAGAGTGAGGAGTAAGACTCTAGTTCGGATGCTTTTAGAAGAAAGAAGACGGCGGGATAAGGAAGAAGAGAGTTTAAGGAGCAGATTAAAGGATGCTTCTGTTACCATAGAACAGCTTCTCAACAAAGTGAGATTGCTAGAAAGTAGGACAATCTATAGTTGCAAAAAAGAATGGTGA